The Nocardia sp. NBC_00508 nucleotide sequence CAGAACACCGCTGCGGCGAACACCGCCAGCGGAACCCCGATCGCGATGAACCATCCGAGCGTGATCACGGCAGGTCTCGGAGCAGTCGCAGCACACGCCCGGACAGTTCGGCGTCGGCAGGCTCGAACGGGCTACCCGGGGGATCTATCTCGGCAGCACCCGGAACCCGTTGCGGCAGAGTACGCAACTCCAGATACACAGCGCCGTCGTCGTAGGTGTCTTCGTAGTCGGCGACCTCCAACAGTCCGCCGTCGAACACGACAACCCTCGTACGCCTGTCCATCGCGACCCCTCCTAGGCAGTTGGTAGGCACCCCGTGACCGGTTGGGCGTCACATGTCACGGGGGCCAGCTCAGAACGCTAAGGAGTCAAGACCGGCCGTAGCCAGGAACTTGGCGGAACTTGGCGGAAGTTCGTTGTACCGGCCGCACAGCGGGTCCATCTGCGGGACGATGAGAGAGGCAGACGCCAAACAACGTCATACCAATAGACGGCAGTTACGACGATGAAATTAGTGTTCCTGGGCAGTGGCGGATCGGACTCCGGGGGTTGCCCAACCCTCTACACCACCGAAAGAGGTACCTACCTAGCACAAGGATGGATCACGGACACACCAGGCACCATCGAGATACCACACTTGCTACTCGGCTTCTTGGAGCCGGACACCTTCATCGGCGCGACCATGACCGATACCGGCAGGGGCACCTTCCTTGTGTCCGGCAAATCGGTGACCGACGCCGAAGCGCTGGCACAGATGGACATCTACCCTGGCGAAACCGCCATAGAGGTGCCGAAGCAAGAAAGACATCCCAGGAGGCTTGAATGTCAAGCAATAGCCTTCTCGCCCAGGTGAGGCCAGGCGGTGGCCTCGTTGTAGTGAGTGCCGGTTTTGAGGCAGCCGTGCAGGATGCCGACGAGTCGGTTGGCGAGCTGGCGCAGGGCGGGGTTGTGGCCGACGCCGCGGGCTCGCTGCCGGTCGTAGTAGGCGCGGGCACCCGGGGACCACAACAACGCGGAGAATGCCTGTGTTGTGAGGGCGTCGATGAGCCGGTCGTTGTGCACGAACCGGGCCAGAGCGACTTTCTTCTTGCCCGACGCGCGGGTGATCGGGGAGGTGCCCGCGTAGTTCTTGCGGGCCTTGGCGCTGGCGTAGCGGTCGGGGTCATCACCGAACTCTGCGAGCACCCGGGCACCGAGGACCGGCCCCAAACCTGGTTGGGACAAGATGATGTCAGCGGCCGGGTGCTTGGAAAAATGGGCCTCGACCTGCCCTTGCAGAGTCTTGATCTGGGTGTTGAGGACGGTCAGAACCGCCAGCAGCGCCTGCACCGAGGCAGCGTAGGCATCGGTGACGACCTCGGGTTGGCCGAGCTGGTCGGAGCGCAACGCGGTCTGGATCGCGGCGGCTTTGTCCGCGACGTTGCGGCGGCGCGCCCGCTTCAACGCGGCGCTGATCTGGGCGATCGTCAGTCGGGCTGCCTGGGTCGGGGTGGGTGCCTTGGCGAGCAGCTCAAGGGTGTCAGCGGCGTCGAGGTCGTCGAAGGCGGCCAGCGCCGCGGGGAAATAGTCACCCAGCGCGTGCCGCAGCCGCTGGGTGTGGCGAGTGCGTTCCCAGATCATCGTCTTATGGATGCGGGCCACCACCTTCACCGCCTCCGCACGCGCGGAATCCCCAGCGACAGACCGCAGTTCATGCGAGTGGGTGCGGACCATATCCGCCAGCACGTGCGCGTCGCCGGCGTCGCTCTTGGCGCCGGAGACCCCCAACCGGTCACGGAATCGGGCCGCCTGCAACGGATTCACCGCCAGCACCGTGTATCCCGCGGCGACCAGCGCCCCAACCCAGGGACCCCGGTCGGTCTCGATCCCGATCAGCACTTCGGCCTCATCGACGTCGTCGCCGACCAGATCCCCGATGATCGCGTGCAACCTGCCCATCCCGGCCACCCCCGCAGGAAGGCGCGCCTTGGCCAGACGGCGACCGGAGCCATCCATCACCTCCACATCGTGATGATCCTGAGCCCAGTCGTCTCCTACGAACAGTCGCAATGGTCCTCCCATTCTCGATGCCGATCACCGTCGAGCAGCCAGCGAGAGAACCATCAGCGACCTAATCAAGCAGTGCTCACATCACCACGAACGGGCACGACATCCCAGCAGCGATCAACTCTCCCGACCTACCGGCAGGGGCACAGTCTTTCTTCAGGACTCAACGTCCAGGACGCACGAGTGCTCACCTACCGGTCGGCTACCACCAAGGAGTTTGCCGGATGGCTCACTCCCCGAACTGATTAGGACGTTTTATGGCAATGCTGCTGCGGCCTAACGATGAGCCGGACCTGTGGCCGAAGCTGTTCCATGAGCTGAAGCGGGATGCGTTCCACCTGGAAGTCCGCGATGCTTACCACGTAGCCGACGAGGATTCCCGGATACGCGCGTTCCTCGCTGGCGAACCAGCGCCGTACACACGGACGCCGTGGCAAGACCTCATGCAGAAGACGACCGGCAGGGGTGTGACCGTGAGCCGTGTCCGGGTGGTTACCGAACCACTCTCGGACTATCAGCGGTGGTTGCTGTCGGTCACCGGCTACAACGTCGAAGCAGGTGAGGATATTCGGTACGTGGCAAGGAACCTTGCCGGAGAGGTACCTCCGGACGACTGGTGGCTTCTGGACGGAGAGCGAGTTGTCTACAACCTCACCGATCCGATCGGGGCACCGGCCGGGCTGGCGGTAACCACAGACCGCGGAATCGTCGCGTACTGCCAAGAGGTACGCGAACGGCTCTGGAAGCTGGCAATCCCGTACGCGGAGTATGCCCAGCGGTGACAAGCTCCGTTCACGAAGCACGTCGAGCCCTCGGGGCAACCCTCCGGGGGCTTCGTCGTGATGCCGGGTTGTCCGGCCGTCAGCTTGCGTCTCTCGCTGGCTGGCATGAGTCCGTGGTGTCAAAGATCGAAACCGGGGACCGTAGCCCCACAGAAGCGCATCTAAGGGCCTACTGCCGCCACACAGGCAACGAGGCTCAACTACCCGACCTGATAGCCACCCTGCGGAACGTCCAGGCCGCGTACATGGAGTGGCGCAAGGTGCTCGGCACCGGCACCAAGCGACGACAGCATCAAGCGGTGAGGCTGGCTGAAGAGTCCCAACTCATGCGGATCTTTCAGCCGAACATCATCCCTGGGATACTCCAAACTGCGGAATACGCTGCGGCAGTGCTCCGCCGATATATCGACTTCTACCGGGTGCCAGACGACTTGGACGAAGGCGTAGCGAAACGCCTCGAACGACAACAACTTCTGTACAAAGGGAACCATCGGTTCCATATCTTGGTAGGCGAGCAAGCCTTGCAGACCACGGTCGGCGGTGACTCGGTCATGGTCGGTCAGCTGGACCGGCTCCTCGCCGTCATCGGATTACCCAGGGTTCTGCTCGGTATTGTCCCGGCGCAGGCAGAATTACCAATGCAAGTTACCAACTTCGTAATGTTCGATGAACGAATGGTTCTGGTCGAAGCGGCCACAGCGGAATTGACGATCACTCAGCCGAGGGAAATTGCAATCTATGGTCGGTTGTTCGGCGAACTCGCTGAATTGTCGGTAACCGGCGAAGCGGCACGGGAGTTGATCCGTGCTGCACTCGACCGCCGACGACCGTAGGCTATTCATCCCTTGGCGGTACGGACTCATCGCGGAACGCCCGTCCAGGTCCGGCCGGTGATGAGCTCGTAGGCCTCCACGTACTTCTGGCGCGTCGCCGCGACCACCTCGGCGGGGATCTCCGGGCCGGGCGGCTCCTTGTCCCAGCCGGTGGAGGTGGCCCAGTCGCGGACG carries:
- a CDS encoding DUF6879 family protein, with amino-acid sequence MAMLLRPNDEPDLWPKLFHELKRDAFHLEVRDAYHVADEDSRIRAFLAGEPAPYTRTPWQDLMQKTTGRGVTVSRVRVVTEPLSDYQRWLLSVTGYNVEAGEDIRYVARNLAGEVPPDDWWLLDGERVVYNLTDPIGAPAGLAVTTDRGIVAYCQEVRERLWKLAIPYAEYAQR
- a CDS encoding helix-turn-helix domain-containing protein, which encodes MTSSVHEARRALGATLRGLRRDAGLSGRQLASLAGWHESVVSKIETGDRSPTEAHLRAYCRHTGNEAQLPDLIATLRNVQAAYMEWRKVLGTGTKRRQHQAVRLAEESQLMRIFQPNIIPGILQTAEYAAAVLRRYIDFYRVPDDLDEGVAKRLERQQLLYKGNHRFHILVGEQALQTTVGGDSVMVGQLDRLLAVIGLPRVLLGIVPAQAELPMQVTNFVMFDERMVLVEAATAELTITQPREIAIYGRLFGELAELSVTGEAARELIRAALDRRRP
- a CDS encoding IS110 family transposase, which gives rise to MGGPLRLFVGDDWAQDHHDVEVMDGSGRRLAKARLPAGVAGMGRLHAIIGDLVGDDVDEAEVLIGIETDRGPWVGALVAAGYTVLAVNPLQAARFRDRLGVSGAKSDAGDAHVLADMVRTHSHELRSVAGDSARAEAVKVVARIHKTMIWERTRHTQRLRHALGDYFPAALAAFDDLDAADTLELLAKAPTPTQAARLTIAQISAALKRARRRNVADKAAAIQTALRSDQLGQPEVVTDAYAASVQALLAVLTVLNTQIKTLQGQVEAHFSKHPAADIILSQPGLGPVLGARVLAEFGDDPDRYASAKARKNYAGTSPITRASGKKKVALARFVHNDRLIDALTTQAFSALLWSPGARAYYDRQRARGVGHNPALRQLANRLVGILHGCLKTGTHYNEATAWPHLGEKAIA